Below is a window of Halolamina sp. CBA1230 DNA.
TCAGCCGTCGACGGAGACGGCGCTTTTCTCGCCGTGACGTCGACAACCCAACACAGCGCTCGCGTGGCGAGGGGTCCGCCACCATCGGCGCATCGTCGGGCCGACCACGGGGGCCACCCGGTCCGACACAACTCCGCCTCCTCCGCCTTTCCACCTTTCGCACGTCTCAGCGACGGGTGAGCGTGACACGTTCGCCCGACTCGGCGGCCTCGTACGCCGCGTCCATGATCGCCACGTCGGTCAGCCCGTCCTGCCCGTCCGGCTCCGGCGGCGTCCCGGTCAGCACGCAGTGGGCGAAGTAGTCGAACTCCTCACGGGTCTCGTCGGCTCCGAGCCCGGAGAGCTCCACGTCGCCGTCCTCCGTACTGACACGGACGGTCCGGTCCGCGCCGGGGACGAACGCGTTCTCGACCCTGATCCGGCCGTCGCTGCCGGCCAGTTCCAGCCACGAGTCGGCGTCGCCGCTGAAGCTCGCGGTGAACTCGCCGACGACGCCCTCGGGGAACGACGCGAGCACGTGGACGTGTTCGTCGGCGAACCGCGGGCTGTCGGAGTCGTCCGGCCGGTCGCCGAACGGCTCGCTCGCGTGGGCCATCGCCTCGACGGCGCCGGGGTCGGCGCCGAGCAGGTACCGCGTCGTGTTGAGCGGGTAGACGCCCACGTCCACGAGCGCGCCGCCGCCCGCGAGTTCGGCGTCGAGACGCCACTGGTCGGGCCTTTTCGAGCCGTCGAGGACGGGGAACGTGAACTCCCCCATCGCCTTCGTCGGGTCGCCGATGCCGCCCCGCGAGACGAACGAGCCGAGCGCGCGGATCACGGGGTCGGCCTGCATCCGGTAGGCGGTCATCAGCGTCACGCCCGCCTCCTCGCAGGCGTCGACGGCCGCGACCGCACGCTCGGTCGTCGCTTCGAGGGGTTTCTCGCAGATCACGTGTTTCCCGTGGTTCGCGGCGGTGCGGACGTGGTCGAGGTGGAGCCGGTTCGGCGTCGCGACGTAGGCCGCGTCGTAGGCGTCGAGCCCCGCGCCCTCGGCGTACGTCTCGTAGCTCAGCGGGACGGCGTCGTGCTCGTCGGCCACGCGCTCGGCCTTCTCGGGGTCGCCGGAGACGACGGCGCCGACCTCGGCGTAGTCGCCCGCCTCGATCGCGGGGATCGAGACGTTCCGGGCGTAGTTCCCCAGGCCGACGACGGCCAGGGGGGCGGTCCCCTCGGGGTCGGTGTCCCAGTCGCGCGTCGAGGCGGCATCGACGAGTGCCTGCAGGTCCATGTCCCGACGTTGGGAGCGGGCGGGAAAACGGTTGGCGAAGGGGAATCGACCGACGGCTTGGACCGACGAGCAGGGGGAGAGCTTTCCTCTCCGGGCCACACCTTCCCCCATGGAACCGATCAACGAAGCCGACCTGCCGTGGACGACGACCGAACGCGGCGAGACCGAGTTCCGCCGGAAAAAGCTCGCCGCCGCGGCGGCGGAAGGCGACCCCGACCTGGGCTGTAGCCTCTACGAACTCCCGCCCGGGAAGCGCTCGTGGCCGTACCACTACCACACGGGCAACGCCGAAGCGCTCTACGTACTCGCCGGGAGCGGACTGCTCCGCGCCAGCGACGACGAACACGAACTTCAGGCGGGCGACTACGTGGCTTGCCCGACCGGTCCCGAGGGTGCCCACCGCGTGGTCAACGACGGCGACGAACCGCTGCGCTACCTCGCGATGTCGACGATGAACGACCCCGACGTGACCGTCTACCCCGACTCCGAGAAGATCGGCGTGTACGCGGGGTCGCCGCCCGGCGGCGACGGCGAGCGCGACGTGGACGGCTACTACGACCGCGACGCGACCGTCGACTACTGGGACGGCGAGGAGTGAGCGGTGGCCTGAGCCGGTCTTACGCCGGAATCGCCTCGAACTCGTTTCAGTAACGCCGCTTACAGAAACATCATTCAGATTATCTTTTTGGTGGCGTGGGCCGTACATCTACGTGTATGAGGGACCCCAACCCACGCGGCCCACGACCGACCGTTTCCGATACGAGCGCGCCGGGACTCGGCGACTCGTGGGGGATGTTGCTCGGGACGCTGTTCGCGGGCGTCGTGCTACTCGGTGGGCTGTTGACCGCCGTCACGTCGCCAGCGCTGTTCACCGGGCTCGTGATCGGCCTCGGCGTCGGCGTCGCGGCCGGCGTCGTCACCACGCGACGGCGCGCGTCCCTGGACAGCCAGCTCTGTCTCCCGCGAACGGGCGTCTGTGTCAGGATCTGAACACACCATCCAACCATTCTTCTTACATAAACGCAGTTCACCGAACACTTTTTCGGGTGTGCCCCCAGATTTCACCTATGAGCGAGCGGCTCGAGTCGATTCAGGACTGTGAGGACTGCGTCGAGCCCGCCGACGCGTTCGGGCTGGTGGCCAACGAGACCCGGCTGTCGATCCTCGAAGCGCTGTGGACCGCCGACTCCTCGCCGGTGCGGTTCTCCGAACTCCGTGCGGAGGTGGGCATGCGCGACAGCGCGCAGTTCAACTACCACCTCGACAAGCTGACCGACCAGTTCGTCCGGAAGGTCGACGAGGGGTACGAGCTCCGCCACGCGGGCGAGAAGGTGGTGCAGGCGGTGCTCGCGGGCTCGTTCACCCAGCACCCGACGCTCGACCCCATCGACGTCGGCGACCCCTGCGTGAACTGCGGCGCCGACCTCCGGGCGACGTACGAGGACGAACAGCTCTCGATCGCCTGCCCCGACTGTGGCTACGGCCACGGCGAGTACGCGTTCCCGCCGGGCGGGCTGACCGACCGCACCGACGAGGAGCGGCTCGCGGCGTTCGACCAGCGCGTCCGCCACCTCCACTGTCTCGCGAAGGACGGCGTCTGCCCCGAGTGTAGCGGCCGGATGGAGACCACCGTCGAGCGCGCCGAGGGCTGCTGTGTCGGGAGCGAACTCACGGCGATCCACCGCTGCTCGCAGTGCAACCACCAACTCTGTTCGGCGGTCGGGCTGGCGCTGCTCGACGACAGCGTCGTCGTCGGCTTCCACCGCGAACACGGCGTCTCCCTCTCGGATCGCCCCTACTGGACGCTCCCGTGGTGTGTCTCCGACGACGCCATCGACCTGGTGAGCGAGCAGCCACAGCGCTTCGAGGTGACGATCGAACTCGACGGCGGGGCGCTGACGGTGACGCTCGACGACGACCTGAGCGTGCTCGACACCGAGCGCTCCGCCTGATCCCCCCGCTTCGGCCCTCCACTCGCCCGCGGTCGATCCCCCAAAGCCTATGCCGGGACCCGACCGCCACTTCCCCATGGCGACGTCCCCGCCAGCCGTCGAGATCGACGGCCTCCACAAACGGTTCGGCAGCGTGACCGCCCTCCGCGGTATCGACCTCACCGTCGAACGCGGCGAGGTGTTCGGCTTCCTCGGCCCCAACGGCGCCGGGAAGTCGACCACGATCGACTGCCTGCTCGACTACCTCCGGCCCACCGAGGGAGGAGTCGAGGTGTTCGGCATCGACGCCCAGCAGGAGTCCGGCCGCGTGCGCCAGCGCGTCGGCGTGCTCCCGGACGGCTACGACACGTTCCCGGAGTACACGGCCCGCGACCACGTCGCGTACGCCATCGACTCGAAGGACGCGACCGACGACCCCGACGCGCTGCTCGACCGCGTCGGCCTCGCCGGCGAGGAGGAGCGCGTCGCGGACGACTTCTCGAAGGGGATGACCCAGCGGCTCATGCTCGCGATGGCGCTCGTCGGCGATCCCGACCTGCTCGTGCTCGACGAGCCCTCGACCGGGCTCGACCCCAACGGCGTTCGGCTGATGCGCGAGATCGTGCGCGAGGAGGTCGACCGCGGCGCGACCGTGTTCTTCTCTAGCCACATTCTCGACCAGGTCGAACGCGTGAGCGACCGCGTGGGGATCCTCGCCGACGGCGAACTCGTCGCCGTCGACAGCGTCGAGGGGCTGCGCGGTGCGGGCGCCGTTTCGGCGCTCACGGTCCACTGCGACCCGCTCACCGAGTCGGCCGTCGACGCCGTCGGGTCGCTCGCCGACGTCGAGTCGGTCGAGGCCGAGGAGGGCCGGATAACGGCCACCTGTGCCGGCCCGGCGAAAGTCGACGTGCTCGACACGCTCCGGGAGCACGGCGCGGAGATCCGCGACGTCGAGTCAGACGCCGGCTCGCTGGAGTCGGTGTTCGCGGCGTACACCGGCGAAGGCGGCGACGGCGGCGGCGCGGGTGCGTCGGTCGAGGCCACGGGGGTGGCGGAGTGAGCCTCCGTACTGTCGCCGAGAAGTACGCCCGCGACACCCGCCGGACCAAATCCGTCTGGGTGGTGACGGCGCTGTTCGTCGCCGTGTTCGGTTTCCTCGGCTGGTCGGGCGCGTACGACTACAACGGCGAGGTGCGGGCGCTCGCGGCCGGAGGGATCGGGAACTCCGCGGCGATACTGGTGCCGCTGACGACGCTCGCGCTGGGCAACGGCGCCGTCGCCGGCGGACGGGAGTCGGGCTCGCTCCGCGTGCTGCTCGCCTTCCCCCACTCCCGACGGGAGGTGGCTGCCGGCGCGTTCCTCGGCCGGCTCGGGCCGCTCCTGCTCGCGGTCGTCGCCGGTCTCCTCGCGGCGCCGATCACCTACACCGTCCGGGCCGGCCAGCTCCCGGGCGTCGACTACCTCGTCCTCGTCGGGCTCGTGGTGCTGTGGACGGTGTTCTGTACCTCGCTGGCGGTCGGCATCTCCGCGCTCGTCTCCACGGGTCGGCGCGCCATCGCCGGCGGGCTCGGGACGTACATCGGCTTCCTCTTCCTCTGGAGCTGGGTGCCGAGCCAGATCGTGCGGCGCCTCTACCCGCGGGAGGAGCGGTACCCGCTCCCGGAGTGGGCGCAGATCTGGAACGCGCTCGACCCGATCTCGGCGTTCACGGGGGCGACGCGGCTGCTCAACTACCGGCCCGACGAGGCGCTGGCGGTCTACGAGACGATCCCGTTCTCGGCGGCCGTGGTCGCGGCTTGGGTGCTAGTCCCGATGGCGTTGGCGCTCTGGCGGTTCCCGAACACGGATCTCTGAGGTGTCGACGACAACAAAAAGGACGGCCGAAAGCGTCAGTCGTCGCAAGCGGAGACGAGACTGAAACGCTGACTCCCTACTCGGTCGCCGGTTTCAGTCGTCGTTGGTCTTGATGTCCGCGCTCAGCCCCTGTGCCATCTCGATGTCCTTCGAGTTGTTCAGGGTCCAGGCGGTGCGCTCGGTGACGGCCTCGATGACCTCACGCGCGCTGGGGTAGCCGTTGCCGGACTTCTTCACGCCGCCGAAGGGGAGCTGGACCTCGGCGCCGATGCAGGGGAGGTTGCCGTACGCCAGCCCGATCTCCGCGTTGTCGCGGAAGTAGTTGATCTGGCGGTAGTCCTCCGAGATGATCGCGCCCGCGAGCCCGTACTCGGTGTCGTTGTGGATCTCCACCGCGTCCTCGATGTCGCCGCTGTACTTCAGCAGGGCGACGTGCGGGCCGAACACTTCCTCGTGGGTGCAGCGCAGGTCCTCGTGGGGGTCGGCCTCGTAGACGAACGGCCCGACCCAGTGGCCGTCCTCGTGGCCGTCGGGGATCTCGTTGTCGTCGAGCTCCTCGCGGTCGACGAGCACGTTCACGCCCTCGTCCTTCGCGAGCTGGTTGTAGCTGGAGACCTTCTCCTCGTGCTCCTCCTCGATCAGCGGGCCCATGAACGTGTTCTCGTCGAGCGGGTCGCCGACGGCGACCTTCTTCGCGTTCTCGACGAAGCGCTCCTTGAACTCGTCGTACACGTCCTCGTGGACGACGAGGCGCTCGGAGGAGACACAGCGTTGGCCGGTCGTCTTGAAGCTCGACATCACCGCGGAGTGGACCGCGACGTCGAGGTCGGCCTCCTCGGTGACGACGATGTTGTTCTTCCCGCCCATCTCACACGCCGCGAGCTTGCCGGGCTCGCCGCCGACCTTGGAGGCGATCTCGTGGCCGACCTCGGCGCTGCCCGTGAACAGCACGGTGTCGATCCGGCCGTCGTCGGTGATCGCCGCGCCGGCGTCGCCGAACCCCTGGACCATGTTGAACACGCCGTCGGGGATCCCCGAGTCCTCGAACATCTCGGCGATGATCTGGCCACACCACGGCGTCTGCTCGGCGGGCTTCCAGACGACGGTGTTGCCCTCGACCAGCGAGACGGCCATATGCCAGAACGGGATCGCGACCGGGAAGTTCCACGGCGTGATACAGCCGACGACGCCGCGGGGTTTGCGGCGCATGTAGGCGTCCTTGCTCGGGATCTCGGAGGGGACCACGTCGCCCTTCGGGTGGCGGGCGTCGCCGGCGGCCCACTCGACCATGTGCCAGGCCTCGGTCACGTCGGCTTTCCCCTCGGATATCTCCTTCCCGCACTCCTTGGTGACGATCTCGCCGAGCTCCTCGTGGCGGTCTTTGAGCTCCTGGTAGATGTCCCAGAGGTACTCCGCGCGGTCGATGTGGGAGAGCGCCTTCCACTCCTCGAACGTGTCGTCGGCGGCGGCGATAGCCTCGTCGACGTCGTCCTCGGTGCCGCGGTGGAACTCCCCGAGCGTGTCGCCGTTGGCGGGGTTCTCGCTCGTGAACGTCTCCGTGCCGGTGCCTTCGACCCACTCGCCGTCGATGTAGTGCTTGTAGGGTTCGCTGCTCATGTGTACGGAGAGTGGGGGCGTCGGCGTGAAAAACCCTGCCGGTCGACGGTCGATCGGTGGGGTGGTAGCTCGGTGAGTGTCGGAGTTATCAGGTCGTTGGGAGGGGGCTATCGATCATCCCTCGCGACAGTACTACGTCTGCCCCATTGCGGTGTCCTCCGCGACAGCACCAGCAACACTGCGGAGTGAGCATGTCCACTTGTGACCGAAGTGCGCCGGGCACGAGGCCCGGCGAGGCGCCGAGTCCCCACCCCTCCCCCCGCGGGTGTGACCGTTTCGCCCGCGAGGCGTCCACCGTCACCGAACCGCTGCCGCGGTCGGCGCGTGACGTGAGCCCCTGCGTGGGCGAACGAGCGCGCGAGGGACGAGTGAGCGAAGCGAACGAGTCGGCTGGGGAGGTGTGAGGGCTGTGCGGGGCGGTGCAGTCACAAGTGGTCATGCTTCGAGATGCTGTTGCGGGTGCTGTCCCAGTAGCCACCAATCGAGGTGCTGTTGCGGTCAGGGTTCCACTGATCACCGGCCCGAGCCGCGTCCTCTCCTGAAAACAGATCTCCCCGAACTCACGATCATCACTCGGACGCCCGCTCGGCCTCACCCGCCCGCGTCTCGATCTCACCTTTCAACTCCGCCGCGGCGAACGTGTGGTCCGGACGAACCGAGACGAAATCCAGAAACTCCCTGGCCGCTAGCAGTTCCGCCTCGTCGTAGTGTTCGAGCGCCGCTTTCACGGCTGATTTCGCGCCGATCAGCGGCTCCAGCGCCGCGAGCGCACACGCGAGGTCGTAGGACTTCGCCGCCGCCATCGTCGCCCCGCCGTCGTCGTCCTCGCGGACGTTGGTGGCGTCGATGACGTAGATCTCACCCTCGACCACGAGCACGTTCTCCGCCCGCAGGTCGCCGTGGGCCAGCCCGTGGTCGTGCATCCGCCGGAGCGCCGCGAACACGTCGGGCGCGAGCTCGCGCTCCCGCGCCTCGTCGAGGTCGTCCAGCGCGTCGAACGCCGGGAGGTACTCCATCACCAGCACGCCCATCCCCTCGATCTCCAGCGCCTCGATCGGCTCCGGGACGTTCACCCCCACCTCGTGCAGGCGCTCGGTCGCCTCCAGTTCGTGCTCGGCCATCTGGTAGGGGGTGCCGTAGTGGCCGAAAAACCCCTCCGTACCCGAGGAGAACGCGCCGAGGTTCCGGGTCGCCGTGAACAGCGCGTGGACCAGCGAGTTCTGCTCGGTCACGAGCTTCACGAAGTACTCGTCGTCGAGCACCAGCGGCGTGGAGAGCCAGTTGTCGGCGTCGAGGAACCGGACGTGGACCGACTCGCGGTCGTGCCGCTCGGCGAGCGCGCGGACGACCGACTCGATCCGATCCCAGTCCGGGCTCCCCCGGACGACCTTCCGCAGTTCCATCACCTCGCCGTTGGACGGGCGAGGGGATAAACGACGGTGGCCAAACTGGACGCTTCACGCCGACACGATGGAGACCAACGGCAGACAACGTGTTTCTCAACGTACAGTAGTATTATGCACACGTAATTGTCAGTCGGTAACATGGCCCACTATCACGGTCTGGGCGAACAGCGAGGGATGAACGAGGCGGCGACGACCGCCAGCGGCCGTGTTCGGAGCCACCGCTTCTCTAACCGGTTCGCGGCGCTGGAGCCGTACGCGCCGGGCGATGGGTTCCTCGAATCGCTGGGCGGCGTCCACCTCGACGGCGGCGACGTCGACGGGCCGATGCTCGGCGACCCGACGAGCGAGGCGGCCGCCGACGCCGACGCGGGGGTCGCCTTTTTCGGCCAGTTCATCGACCACGAGATCACGTTCGACCCGACGTCGGAGCTGGAGCAGCGCAACGACCCGCGGGGGCTGCGGAACTTCCGGACGCCAGCACTGGATCTGGACTCGGTGTACGGCGGCGGCTCGGAGGTCCGGCCGTTCCTCTTCGACGACCGCGACGGGGCGAAACTGCTCACGGCGCCCGCGGCGCCGGAACCGACCGACGAGGACGCGCCGCGGCCGACACGGTTCGGGGCGACCGACCTCCAGCGGAACAGACAGGGGAGCGCGCTGCTCACCGACCCGCGCAACGACGAGAACCTCGTGGTCTCACAGCTCCACCTGACGTTCGCGAAGTTCCACAACCGCGTCGTCGACTACGTCCGATCGGGCGACGGCCACGCGCTCCTGGGCGAGGACGAGTCCGTGTACGACGCCGCGAAGCGGCTCGTCCGCTGGCACTACCAGTGGCTCGTCCTGCACGAGTTCCTGCCGTCGATCTGTGACGGCGCGGTGTTCGACGACATCGAGAACTCCGGGCGGTCGTACTTCCTCCGCTCGGACGATCCCGTCTCGATCCCGGTCGAGTTCGCGGGCGCCGCCTACCGCTACGGCCACAGCCAGATTCGGGATCGTTACACCGTCAACGACGACGCCACCGACGTGCAGTTCTTCCCCGGCCCCGCACCGGAGAACGCCGAGGCGGTCGCGGCGGCGGTGGCCGGCGATGGCGGCCCGCCACCACGTGTCGTCGAGGAGGAGACGAGCCGGAACCTCAACGGGTTCGCCCCCGTCCCCGACGAACTCGTGGTCGACTGGCCCCACTTCTTCGACCACGATCCCGCCGCCGAGGGGTCGACCGCCCAGCCCGCCCGGCCGATCGACACCGCGATGCCGCCGGCGCTGATGCTGCTCCCGTTCATCAGCCACGGGCCGACGTCACTGGCCGCGCGGAACCTCCACCGCGGGAAGGCGCTTGGGCTGCCGTCGGGGCAGGCGGTGGCCGAACGGATGGGGATCGAACCGCTCGACAACGACGATATCCCACTCCCCAGTGGGCAGACGTACGCCGAGTACCTCCGGTCGGTCTACCGGGGGGCGGAGACCGAGGCGCCGCTCTGGCTCTACGTGCTCGGCGAGGCAGCCGTCCAGGAGGACGGCCACCGTCTCGGCGCGGTCGGCAGTCGGATCGTCGCCGAGGTCATCCACGGGATGGTCGACGCCGACGACCGCGCGTTCGTCAACGAGGCCCCGGAGTGGACGCCGACGCTCCCCCGGCCCGTCTCGGACGGCGTCGACGACCGCTACCGGTTCGCCGACCTGTTCCAGTTCGCCACCGGACCCGCACCGGACGGTCTGGCGCTCGCCGCGATCGACGGCGACGGGAGCGGCGACGCGCCGGGGACCCCCGAGAGCGACCGGACAAACGGCGAGGCGGTGGTGCTCGAACACACCGGCGCCGGCCCGCTCTCCCTCGGCGGCTATCAGGTCGACTACGAGGAACAGACCGAGACCGTCGACGCGCTCGACGAACCCATCGCACCCGGCGAGACGGTCGTGGTTTACACCGGTTCCGGGCCAGCATCGACCGACGACATCGATGCGCGGGTGATCACGTTCGACCGCGACGCCGCCGTGATCGAGGACGGGGGCGAGTCGGTGGTCGTCCGGACGCCGACGGGCGAGGTGAGCGCGTTCGGTGAGTACGGCGGCTGACCCGGCAGGAGCAGGTCACGCGTCGACCGCGCCGTCGGCCGTGACCCACTGCCGGATCAGCTCGTTCACGTTGTACAGCAAGATTCCGACCGAGAGCAGCGTGGTCGCGAAGTACACCACCAGCGCGGGCGGGCCGCCGACCGTGGTGCCGAGGATCCCCCCGGCGAGGCCGACGACGGTGAGTTCGGCCCACGTCACGACGATCCGGGAGCCGAGGTTCGGCGCCTCAGCCATACGACGCCTCCTCGTCGATCGGCCCGCTGAACACGGAGTACAGCACGCCGAAGTACGAGAGCACGATCGGGAGCAGAAAGGCCATCATGATCGTCATCAGGTTCAGCGGCAGCGTCGAGACGATCCCCTCCGCGACCGAGACCTCCCCCGCGCGGTCGATCATCGGGAACATCGCGGTCGCGATCACGCCCACGAGGGCGGCGACCAGCCCCGCCACCGTCGCGAACGCGGCGTGGTACTGTCCCTGTCGCGTGGCGACGACGTACCCCCCAGCGAGCAGGACCGACAGCACCACCAGCCCGATCACGGGAACGGAGAGCAGCGCCGACTGGAGCGCGGGCGTCGTGACGTACACCGCGACGAGCGTGAGCGCGACCAGTCCGATGTAGGCGACGACCGCGCGAACCCCGTAGTAGCTGGCGTCGTCCCGGAGCGACCCCCGCGTTTTGAGCCCGAGGAACGCGGCGCCGTCGGCGACGGTCAGCGTCGCGACCGCGATCCCGCCGAGCACGCCCGGAATCGAGAGGATCCCCGCGACGCCGGTGAGCCAGTTGATCGCGAACATCCCCAGCAGGAACGGCGTCACCGCGCTGCCGACGACGAAGGAGTACCCCCAGTAGCGCCGCCACTGGTCGTCCTCGCGTTCCTCGTACATCTCCGGCGCGAGCCCACGCAGCCCCAGCGCGGCGAGGATCGCGAACATCAGCAGGTAGTAGCGGCTGAACAGGTTGGCGTACACCGCCGGGAACGCGGCGAACAGCGCGCCGCCGAACACCACCAGCCACACCTCGTTGCCGTCCCAGAACGGGCCGATCGCGGAGAACAGCTGCTCCTTCTCGTCGTCGTCGTCGCGGGTCGCGAACAGGATGCCGATCCCGAAGTCGAACCCGTCGAGGAACAGGAACATCCCCAGCACGAAGAACACGAGCCCGAACCAGATCGCCGGCAGCGGCAGCCCGAACAGCGGCCCGCCGGCGAGATCAACCATCGGCGCTCACCTCCGCCTCCGGCGAGGCGTCGTCGGTCGGCGCGTCGTCACTCTCCTCGTCCTCGTCGATCTCGGGCGGACCGTGCTGGATGATCCGCCGGACCACGTAGGTGTACAGCGCCAGCAGCAGCGCGTAGCCGCCGACGAAGCCGGCGAGGGTGAACGTCGCCTCGGCGCCGGTGAGGTTCGGCGAGACCCCCTCGGAGGTTTTCAACACCCCCTGGATCAGCCAGGGCTGGCGACCGACCTCGGTGACGATCCAGCCGGTCTCGACGGCGACGATGCCCAGCAGCGACGAGCCCATCAACGCCTTGTGGAGCAGGTCGTCCTCGAGCAGGTCGCCGCGATGCCAGCGGAAGGCGGCCCAGAAAGCGAGCAGGATGAACCAGAACCCCAGGGCGACCATGATGCGGAACGCCCAGAACACGAGGGCGACCGGCGGCGCCTGCGTCTCGAAGGAGTTCAGGCCGCGGATCTGTGCCTGCGGGTTGCCGCCGCTCGCGAGCCATGACGCGCCGCCGGGGATCCCGATCCCGAACAGGTCCTTGCTCCGGGGATCGAGTAGCTGTGAGAAGTCGGTCGGGAACGCGACGATGTACTCCGGGACGTAGGTGTCGGTCTCCCAGACCGCCTCCATCGCGGCGAACTTCTGGGGCTGAGTCACGTAGACGTGCCGGGCGTACATGTCGCCGTGGATCACCTGCAGCGGCGCCGTGATGACCAGCGCGACGATCGCGATCTTGAGCGTCTTCACCCAGAACGCCACGTTCTCGACCTCGGTCCCCCGGACGTGGTGTTTGTACACGAAGTAGGCGGCGACGCCGGCCATGAACAGCGCGACCGACTCCACCGCCGAGTTCTGCATGTGGATGAACATGTACTGGAACCGGGGGTTGAAGTACGCCGCCATGGGGTCGGTCAGGTGGACCACCTCCTGCCCGCCCTCGTTCACCAGTTCGTACCCCCGCGGGGTCTGCATCCAGGAGTTGGCGATCAGGATCCAGACCGCCGAGAGCCACGTGCCGAGCCCGACCGCGACGCTCGAGAGGAAGTAGAACGCGTCGGAGACGCGATCACGGCCGTAGAGGAAGATGCCGAGGAACGTCGCCTCGAGCATGAACGCCATCATCCCCTCCGTCGCCAGCGGGCCGCCGAACAGCTCGCCCGCGAACGTCGAGAACGCCGCGAAGTTGGTGCCGAACTCGAACTCCAGCACGAGCCCGGTGACGGTGCCGACGACGAAGCTGACCGCGAAGATCTTGACCCAGAACCGACGGAGCCGCTCGTAGATCGCCTCGCCCGTCCGGATCTCCTTCCAGGTGAAGTAGATCAGAAACGGCGCGAGCCCCATGCTCATCACGGGGAAGATGATGTGGACGATCGTGGTGACGGCGAACTGCAGCCGACTGGCTGCGACGGGGTCAACCATCGCCCCGGCCCCCTCTCCGGGCCTGCTCCCTCCGGCCGCGTCCGGCCGAGGGAACGACGAGACCCCGCCAGTCCTCGACGGTACTGTCTGGAGACATTGCTCTGTCCGACGTTCCGAACCTGAGGCAGTTAACTCTGGTCCGTTCCGGCGGGACGCTGGAGGCGAAACCACCTTACTCTGGCCCGATCAGCGGCCGTCGGTAGTCGGTGGGCCGGGTCGTGTCGGGAGCTGTGCCCGAAGGTCGGCGTACACGTCCGCACAGGACTCCCCGGGATCGCGGTGGTCGGCGACTGTCCCGAGCGTCTCGAAATCACCGACGACGACGAGTCGGCGTTTCGCCCGGGTCAGCGAGACGTTGAATCGGCGCTCGCCCTCGTCACCGAACGTGAGGAAGCCGGAGCTCCCGCGATCGTTCGAGCGAACGAGCGAGAGCACGACGGCCTCGCGCTCGCTGCCCTGAAACGAGTCGACCGTGTTGACCTTGACCCCCCTGGTACTGACGTCCCGGTCCGCGAGCGCGTTCTCGATACAGTTGATCTGGCCCGAGTACGGCGTGATGACGCCGATATCCGACTGGGACAGACCGCGCTCGCGGAGGCGCGCGACCTCGTCGGCGACGATGTCGGCCTCCGTGGGGTTCCGATAGGAGCTCCCGGCGGTCCGCTCCTCCCCGCCGGCGACGTCGTACGCGACGAGCGGGTCCAGATCGTCGATCGTCCAGTCGCGGTTCCGGTCGGCGGTCTCCAGCCGACCGCCGTAGAACGCGCCGTTGGGGAAGTCGACGATCGCCTCGTGCATGCGGTACTGCCGGCGGAGCATCGTCCGAACGCCGTCGTCGTACGTTTCGAGGAGATGCTCGAACAGCGAGACCTCGGCCTCGCGCCGTTCGAGCTCGTCCGAGGCGAACGGCGAAAGCTGTTTGTGGTCGCCCGCGAGCACCAGCCGGTCCGCACAGGCGTAGGGGATAGTGCTCGCCGGGATCGACGCCTGCGTCGCCTCGTCGAGCACGGCGATATCGAACTCGTCGACCTCGAACTGGCTGGCCATGCTCGTCGTCGCGCCGACGACGTTCGCTTCCGCGACGGGACCGTCGGTGTAGCGATCCGCGACGAGATCGCTCTCGGGATGGCCCACTCGGCGGATCTCGACCT
It encodes the following:
- a CDS encoding cytochrome ubiquinol oxidase subunit I produces the protein MVDPVAASRLQFAVTTIVHIIFPVMSMGLAPFLIYFTWKEIRTGEAIYERLRRFWVKIFAVSFVVGTVTGLVLEFEFGTNFAAFSTFAGELFGGPLATEGMMAFMLEATFLGIFLYGRDRVSDAFYFLSSVAVGLGTWLSAVWILIANSWMQTPRGYELVNEGGQEVVHLTDPMAAYFNPRFQYMFIHMQNSAVESVALFMAGVAAYFVYKHHVRGTEVENVAFWVKTLKIAIVALVITAPLQVIHGDMYARHVYVTQPQKFAAMEAVWETDTYVPEYIVAFPTDFSQLLDPRSKDLFGIGIPGGASWLASGGNPQAQIRGLNSFETQAPPVALVFWAFRIMVALGFWFILLAFWAAFRWHRGDLLEDDLLHKALMGSSLLGIVAVETGWIVTEVGRQPWLIQGVLKTSEGVSPNLTGAEATFTLAGFVGGYALLLALYTYVVRRIIQHGPPEIDEDEESDDAPTDDASPEAEVSADG